In Exiguobacterium acetylicum, the genomic stretch GTGGCGGGGCATATGAAAAAGCTTGCCGAGAAGACGAGTATCATTGCCTTACCGACGATTCGTAAACAAGGACGAACGGTTTGCGAGGATCCGAAAGCTTTTCTATTGAAACATCGGTTTGCGGTACAAAGCATTCAAGCACTCGTCGTCCGTCGTACCTTCTTGCTTGAACATCAATTGGAACAGGTCGTCGGTGCGGTCGGTCAGGACTCCTTGTTCTTCCAAGAATTGATGCTTCGCGCGAACCGTGTCTTACTCGTCAATCGAGTTATCCACTATTACTATGCAGCCGTTGCAGGATCAACCGTGAATGCATTGACGGTGAAGTTCTTCGAACGAAGTGTCGTCCGAGAGCGGGCACGCGCTGAGAAATTCGCTCGTTATGGAGTGCTAGAGGAATACAAGGAAACTCGATTCGAGCATTTCTTTGAGCATTGGTATCTTGTCAAGTTACGCTACTGCAGTGATAAGGATTTCGCACCGAGTGTCGCATTGTTGCGCACGATCATCAGTTTCTATGAACCGATCACGTTGACGAACCCGTTGATTCGTCGATTCATGGAGCTTGCAGATCGCCAGGAGACGGATCGACTTCAACACTTATTACTCGAGGAGGTGCAGAAATGACGGCATCGATGAAAACAGCACGACCAAAAGATCAAATCCGAGCTGCTTACTACGATCAGTTAGGCGGTGGATTCGGTAAAAAAGTCCGCGCACGTGTGCACTGGATCATTCGACAAGCAAAAGGGGAGCACATTTTAGATATCGGTTGTTCGGGTGGAGTCGTTCCGATTTTACTTGGACGGGAAGGGAAACACGTCGTTGGAATCGATGTATTACCGGAAGCAATCATCGAGGCCAAACAAGCGTTACTGGAGGAACCAACATCCGTTAAAGAAAAGGTGGAATTACATGAAGCAAATGTCATGACGTACACACCTGACATTCAATTCGATACAGTCTTGATGACGGAAGTACTGGAGCATATCGGTGAGCCGGAACGCTTCATCGCCCGTGCCGTCTCCTTCATCGCACCAGAAGGACGACTTGTCATCACAGTTCCATTTGGAGTGAACGATTATGCGGATCACAAACGGACGTATTATTTAAACCGACTGCTTGAACAGTTGACACCCTTCGGTAAAATCGAGACGGTCGAGCGGATTGATAAGTGGCTAGGGATCACGATGCAAGTCTATCCGGAACCTCGAGAGGGTCGAGCCATTTTACCAGCGGAAGTCGAATGGCTCGAAGACGCCTTTGAAGAGGTGGAACGATTGCATCTCGCGACGATCATTGATTTAAAACGCAAGCAACAGAATCTAGAACGAAAAGTACAGCGGTTAGGAGAACAAACGGACCAATTGGAACACGCTCAAGTCGAAGTGCTACGTCATGAACAGCAACTACAGGAACAGCGTGAACAATACAAGATGCTCGAAGAACAATATGCCGTACTGCTTGATCGGTTCGAAGGATCATTGATGACAAATCTGGAATTGTTGGAGGCGAATGCATCATGGAAATCAAAATACCGCTCACTCGCGCGATCAAAGCTCGGAAAAATCGTCGTCCGCTACTGGAAGTTCCGACGTCAACTCAAGCAGCGCCGGAGTCGTCAATGAACGTCTTGATGATTTGTCAAAATTTCTATCCGGAAATCGGGAGTGCGGCAAACCGAATGAAGAATATCTTCAAACGGATGGAACAAGCCGGAAGTGACGTCCATGTGTTGACGTCAGAACCGCTCTATCCGACGGCAGAACTTTATACGGATTCGATGTTCTGGGATGAACCGAGCCTTGATACGGCACATGTAACCCGTATCCAACCGCGTGACATCCGGGCGACGAATAATTTATGGCGGCGTCTTCGTTTATTCGTCGAACAATTCGTGCTCGCGGTAAAAGAGGTGCGACATGACCCGAAATCCTATGCCTACATCTATGCGACGACGCCATCCATCTTCATGGGACTCGTCGGGGTCGTCGCGAAACACGTCAAAAAGGCTCCTTTGATTCTCGATGTACGTGATTTATGGCCGGAATCATTGATTGGCGTCGGCATCACGAAATCGCGTCTCTTATTGACGCCGCTCTACTGGCTTGAAAAGTGGATGTATCGTCAGGCAGATCAATTGGTCATCAACAGTGAGGGGTTTCGATCATATATTGAAGGGCGGGGCATTGCACCCGAAAAAATCCATTATATCCCGAACTCGATCGAGGAAAATGAGTGGTTGATCAAACGCCGAAAAGTATCGGAACAAGTCCGCGTCGTGTATACAGGAAATATCGGTCTCGCACAAGATGTGTTCTTGTTGCTTGACGTCGCACAGGAACTTCAACAAGAGGAAGATATCTGTTTTCAAGTCGTCGGTTACGGCTATCACAAGCAAACGTTCGAACGACTCGTCAAGGAACGTGGGTTGACCAACATCGAATTTCTTGACGCGATGCCACGCTGGGATGCGTTGAAACAACTTGCGAAGAGTGACATTGCCTTTGCAACACTCGTCGAAAGTACAGCGTTCGATACGGTGACACCTGGAAAAATCATCGACTACATGGCGATGGGGTGTGCCATCGTCGGAGCGGTATCCGGACACGCGGCGCATGTCATCGAAGAGGCAGGAGCGGGTTACGTGTCTGTCCAGCGAAAAAAAGAGGAGATCGTCGATCATATTCTCGAGTTATCAAGAAATCCAGAGAAACGTGCAGCGATGGGGCGTGCAGGTGTGGCATACGTCCAACATCATTTTGATTGGGAACAAAATCAACAGCGTTTGTTTGAAGCCATCGAACAAACGCAGTCACGAAAGGCGGTCGCAGAATGAAGCGAATTGGAATGTTTGTTTGGAATCCGTTTACGAATGACGCTCGTGTCTTGCGTGAATGTACAGCACTCGTCGAAGCAGGACACCGCGTGGACCTATACTGTCTAAATGACGGCACACTTCCAGAAGTCGAATACCCGATGTCAGGGTTTCGCGTCATTCGAATCGACCGGACGCCACCTTTTGCGAGGTGGCTCCCGTTCTTTCGCAAACGGAAAAAACGGACACTTGTCATCGGCGTGATGGGTGCGCTTCTTGCGCCATGGCTTATTCCCGTGATGCTCGTGCTCTTTTTACTGATGCGAAGTCGATTCATCCGTTACGCCCTCTATAACAGTTTCGGCATTCTTCGTATGACACGTGCTGCCCGGAAGCATGATTATGACGTCATGCATGCGAACGATGTCAATACGTTACCACAAGCGATTGGGGCAGCGCGTGGTGCACAAATCGTCTATGACTCGCATGAAGTCCAGACCGATCGGACAGGATACGGGAGCATGCAAGGGAAATTAGAGCGCTGGTTGCTTCACTTCGTCGATCAGACGATCGTTGAAAATGACACGCGTGCAGATTACCATCAGAAGTTATATGGAACACGACCGTCTGTCTTGCACAATTATCCGTTTTACGAACCGATTATTCCGCAACCGCGGCCGTTACGCGAAGAGTTAGCACTCGCGCCAGATGAGCCGATTTTGTTGTATCAGGGTGGAATTCAAGAAGGACGTGGACTGGAGCGACTCATTGAAGCGATGCCGTTCATCGATCGAGGAACACTGATTTTCGTTGGAGATGGAAAGTTAAAAGGGAAACTGATGCAATTGGCTGCACAATCATCGGAAAAGTCTCGTATCCGCTTCATTGAGAAGGTTCCGCTTGCTGAACTACCCAGTTACACGGCAGCGGCAACAGTCGGCTTTCAGGTTCTCCAGAACGTTTGCTTCAATCATTATTCCGCTTCTTCAAATAAACTATTCGAATACATGGCGGCGTTGATTCCTGTCATCGCGGCCGACTTACCAGAAATTCGTCGTGTCGTCGAGACAGAAGGAGTTGGATTAATCGTCGATGTCGAATCCCCGCAGAGTATTGCTGCAGCGGTCAATCGTCTAGTGAAGGATGAGAGCTTGCGACGGGCGATGCAGGAGCGGGCAAGCGTAGCAAGGAGACAATACAACTGGGAGCAAGAAAAAGGTCGACTTCTTGCTGTCTATGACTCGATTTTCATGGAATCGGGCGCAAAATAAGAAAAATAGTCAACGACTCGAAGGGAAATCCACGTGCAATGAAGGCGGATTCCTGACGAGTCGTTTTGTTTCATTCGAATAGACACGAAGGATTCGCGAAAGCTTCATAAGATTTACAAAAACGATAGAAAACACTGGAAATGTAAGGTCTGTGAAGAATGGTTTAAGAGATGGTTAGAAGCATTGGAAAGCAAAGGAAATGTCGTTATGGTCTAGTTACAGCCAAGCCACAGACCGTTTGTTGGCTAGTATGACTAACTCGATGGAGGAATGACAAAATGAAACTTTGCACAATCGGACTAGGATATATTGGATTACCTTCTTCTGCGATGTTCGCGGATCACGGCACGGAAGTCGTAGGTGTCGACATCGATCCACAAATCGTCAATCTTCTGAACACGGGAACGATTCATATTGAGGAACCAGGACTCGAGGATGTCATCAAACGGGTCGTCGCGAACGGAAAATTCCGAGCGACACTTACGCCAGAACGAGCCGATGTCTTTTTAATCGCCGTTCCAACGCCGAACTTAAACGATGCGTATAAATCATGTGATTTGAAATATGTCATTTCAGCGGTCAACAACATGCTGCCATTCCTGGAAAAAGGAAATGTCGTCATCGTCGAATCGACGATCGCGCCACGTACGATGGATGATCATGTCCGTCCCTTAATCGAAGCAGCTGGATTTACGATTGGAGAGGACATTTATGTCGTCCATTGTCCCGAGCGCGTCTTGCCAGGACAAATCTTGCATGAACTTATCCATAATAACCGCATCGTCGGCGGCTTGACGCCAGCGTGTGCGGAGGCAGGGGCTGCCGTCTACGAAACATTCGTTCAAGGTGAAATCGTCCGGACCGATGCCAAAACAGCCGAAATGTCGAAGTTGATGGAGAATACGTTCCGCGATGTCAACATTGCGCTCGCAAATGAATTGACGCAAGTATGTCATCAACTAGAGATCAACGTTTTAGATGTGATCGAGATGGCGAACATGCACCCACGGGTGAACTTGCATCATCCGGGACCGGGAGTGGGTGGTCACTGTCTCGCAGTCGATCCGTACTTCATCGTCGCAAAAGCCCCATCGCTTGCACGCATCATTCATACGGCGCGACAAACGAACGTTCAGATGCCACAATTCGTTGCCGATCAAGCAGCTCGTCTCGTCGGTTCGCGTGTCCGTCCAAAAATCGCTGTCTTTGGTGTCACGTATAAAGGAAACGTCGATGATATGCGCGAGAGTCCAGCTGTCGAAGTCATTGAACAATTGCTCGACCGTGGACTTGACGTCGCTGTCTGTGATCCGCACGTCGAACGTTCGATCTCGACACGATTCGAACTCGTCGATGAGCTGGAAGCGATTCAAGGCGCTGATCTAGCACTCGTTTTGGTCGATCACGATGAATTCAAACAATTCGATTCACGTCGTCTTGCAAACTACATGCGGACACCGTTACTCTTTGATACGAAAGGGATCGTCAAAGCGCTCGACGCTGTCAAAGTCCTGAACTTCGGTAATTTGCATACGCACCGCGTGACGGAAGTGGATGCGAAAGCGATATGAACGCGTTACGAACGATTGGGGGAGAGTTGAAGGATCATCTATATCTGATCTTTCGACTCTCGCTTTATGAAACAAAGAGTCAATATAGCATGCAATACCTGGGTTGGTTTTGGGAAATCATGACGCCACTTCTCCAAATCGGTGTCTATTGGGTCGTATTCGGCTTCGGGATTCGTGGTGGGCATCCAGTCGATGGAATTCCGTTCGTCTTTTGGCTCGTCAGCGGATTGATTGCTTGGTTCTTCATCGGCAGTACGATTCCAAGTGGTTCCCGGTCGATTTATGGTCGGGTCGCCCTCGTCTCGAAGATGCATTTTCCATTGAGTACGATTCCAGCGTATGTCATTTTGGCACAATTCTACCGTCATCTCGCGATGATTGCTTTGACGATCATTTTAGGATGTGCCTTCGGTTACTTCCCGGGATGGCATACGTTTGAACTCCTATATATCGTACCGGCTGGCGTCGTATTCCTCTATGCGGTTTCCTTATTGTTATCCGCACTTGCGACGATGATTCGAGATGTGCAAAATATGGTGACATCTGCGATCCGCATGCTGATGTATTTAACGCCAATCATGTGGATTCCGCCAGATCACTCGTTATTTAAGATGTTGTTGATGCTAAATCCACTCGTTTATTTGATTGAGGGGTATCGCTCAGCACTCATCGGAACGGGTTATCTGCTCGATCATATGTGGTACGGCGTGTACTTCTGGTGTATGACGCTCGCAATCTTACTTGTTGGAGCATCGATTCACATTCGATTCCGACGCTATTTCATCGATTACGTATAGGAGGGAGAACGATGGGTCATGTCGTGTTTGAGAATGTATCGAAACGGTACATGCTCTATGCCCGACCGATCGACAAGCTAAAAGAAGTGTTGTTCGGTAAGGTGAATGGAAAATCGTTCTATGCTCTGAAGAACGTCTCCTTTTCTGTGGAAGAGGGAGAAATCGTCGGTGTCGTTGGCATCAACGGAAGTGGGAAATCGACACTATCGCATCTGCTTGCTAACGTGACACCACCGACGTACGGTCGGGTCACATTGGGTGGAAAGTCAGCCTTGATTGCCATCTCTAGTGGATTGAATAGTCAACTGACAGGGCGAGATAACATTGAATTAAAAGGGCTGATGATGGGCTTGACGAAACGACAAATCGAGACGATTACTCCAGAAATTTTAGAGTTCGCTGACATCGGGGAGTTCATCGATCAGCCAGTCAAGACTTACTCGAGCGGCATGCGCGCTCGGATTGGTTTTGCGATCTCGATTCATATTAATCCAGATATCTTGATCATCGACGAAGCACTCTCAGTCGGAGACCAAACGTTTACTGAAAAGTGCCTCGATAAGATGCGTGAATTCCGCGATCAAGGGAAAACGATTTTTTTCGTCAGTCATTCGCTCAGCCAGGTAAAGAGTTTCTGTACAAAAATCCTTTGGTTGGAATACGGGGAAGTACGTCTATTTGGTCCGACGAATGAAACGTTGGCTGAATACAATAAATATCTATATTGGTACAAACAGTTATCAAAAAAGCAAGCCTCCCATTACGTAGCTAAGAAACGAACGGAACGGATTGGTTCCGTGAATCAGCAGATGATGGGCGAGACGATTGAACGATCGTCATGAAATGAGATAGGGGATGAAGTAAATGAAACGTGTCATGCTTGTATTCGGAACACGACCAGAGGCGATCAAAATGGCGCCGGTCGTCAAAGCACTTGAAAATCGTCAGGACGTCGAACCAATCGTCGTCGTTACAGCACAACACCGAGAGATGCTCGATCAGGTCCTTGAACTGTTCGAAATCACTCCGGACCATGACTTGGATTTGATGCGTCCGCGTCAGACGTTAGAGGAAATGACGGCGCGTATTTTAAACGCGATGCGTCGCGTCCTCGAAAAGGAACAGCCGGATCTCGTCCTTGTCCATGGGGATACGACGACGACGTTCGCTGCTTCTTTAGCGGCGTTCTATCAACAGATTCCAGTCGGTCATGTGGAAGCAGGACTACGGACATATGAAAAGTATGCGCCGTTCCCAGAAGAGATGAATCGTCAATTGACAGGTGTGTTGGCGGATTATCATTTTGCACCGACCGAACAGGCTGCAATGAACTTACGTGCTGAGAACAAGCAGACACCGATCATCGTAACCGGTAATACGGTCATCGATGCGTTGAAGACGACTGTATCACCGACATATACGCATCCTGTCCTATCACGTCTCGAAAAGTCGGGACGAAAACTTGTCTTGCTGACCGTCCATCGCCGTGAGAATCATTTACAACTAGAAACGATTTTTGATGCGATCGAACGGTTAGCGAATGATCATCCAGAAATTGAAATCGTCTATCCGGTTCATCCGAATCCGGTCGTACTAGAAGCGGCAGCTCGCTTGGAACATCATCCGCGGATTCAATTGATCGAACCGCTTGATGTCTTTGACTTCCATAATCTTGCGGCACGGGCATCCTTCATTCTGACCGACTCAGGTGGAATTCAAGAGGAAGCACCTTCGCTCGGCGTGCCTGTCCTTGTCTTACGGGAAACGACAGAGCGTCCAGAGGGAGTCGAAGCCGGAACGTTGAAGCTCGTCGGGACGAATCCAGAGATGATTTATACGATGAGTCATCAATTGTTGACGGATCAGGTGTTCTACCAATCGATGGCACAAGCGGCGAATCCTTATGGCGATGGACAAGCGGCGGAGCGAATCGTCGATGCCATCATGAGTGAGGTACCTGTATGAGTCAACGTATTCCTCCAGCGATTTATCAATTCTTTCCATTCGGAACGCAGGAAAAAATCTTGCTTGAGGATGCTACAGATGGTGTCTATTTTGATTTTCAAGAAGCAACGGCAGACGACAAATTGTACATTCAGTTGTTTGATCAAGGATTTCAACATCCGCCTTCAAAGTTATATCGGTCAGACGCCACGATTACAGGAGACATCATCGAGGTGACCTGTCATTTCGAAGTCGATGCACCATGTGTCGTTCAGTTATTCAAGATGCAATATGGACAGAAAAAACGGATGGGATCGGAAACGGAAACCGTCACATTGACGAATGAGACAGTCGTTCATGTACAGATGAAACGAGTACCAGGAGCGAAGTATTTCAAGGTGGCATGGAAGTTCTTGCAAGAGGGGAGCTTCCGGGTCCATCTCCGGGACATTCAGATTGTGCAACATGTCACGGCAGGGGAGGAAGCGACGTATGCTATTTAGTTCGACGATATTCTTATTTTTGTTCTTACCGACTGTGTTGATCGTCTATTACCTACTCCCACGCAGCTTCCGAAATGGTTGGTTATTAGTGACGAGTCTATTCTTTTATGCATTCGGAGAACCGCGTTTTGCATTGCTGATGCTACTGAGCGTCACGATCAACTACTTCTTCGCCTTGTTCGTCGATCTGTATCGACACCGAATTGGCGTCAAATGGATCATGTTCAGTATGATCGCAGTCAATCTGGGGTTACTCGGCTGGTTCAAGTACAGCGGATTTTTTGTTCGTTCAGTCAACGAGACATTCGGATTAGGATGGTTCGTCCCAGAAGTCGTCTTGCCACTCGGGATCTCGTTCTATACGTTCCATGCGATGAGTTATGTCATCGACATCTACAAAGGGAAGGAAGCGGTGCAAAAGAATCCGCTTGACCTCGCCCTTTATATCGCGTTCTTTCCCCAACTCGTCGCGGGTCCGATCGTTCGCTATAACACGATTGCGAGCCAAATCGAGTCACGAGAAGAGACAGTTTCCGATTTTGCCCGAGGGGTTCGTCGGTTTACGATCGGCTTAGCTAAAAAACTGATTCTTGCCAATGGATGTGGTCAGGTCGCGGATGCCATCTTCAACATGAAAGATCTCTCGATGGGGCTTGCTTGGATCGGGATCATCGCCTACGCCTTACAAATCTATTTCGATTTTTCAGGATACAGTGATATGGCGATTGGACTAGCTTTGATGTTCGGATTTCATTTTCTTGAGAATTTTAACTATCCCTACATTTCAAAGTCTGTTTCTGAATTTTGGCGTCGATGGCATATTTCGCTTGGATCGTGGTTCCGGGATTATGTCTACATCCCGCTTGGTGGAAATCGTGTCTCACCGTGGTTACAGTATCGCAACTTAGCAATTGTCTGGATGCTGACAGGTCTTTGGCATGGTGCAAGTTGGACGTTTGTCGCGTGGGGAGCGTATTACGGAATCTGGATCATGCTCGAGAAAGCATTTCTCGGGAAATGGTTGGAGAAAATGCCAGTATTCTCGACCGTTTGGACGCTCGTACTCGTGTTGGTCGGTTGGGTATTCTTCCGTTCCGAGACGTTCCCAGAAGCCGTTACGTACATTCAAGCGATGTTCGTACCAGATGTGATTTGGGATGAACGCGCGAGCTACCAGCTTGTCCAAAATGGTGTTCTATTGCTTGTCGCGTGTATCGCAGCGACACCGATTCCGAAAATCATCGGAGAGCGATTAGTCGTGTCACTCGGAAGAATTGGTACGACGATGCAGTATGGGTATGCGATGTTGCTACTATTTTTGGCGACATCAGCACTTGTTGCAAGTACGTTTAACCCATTCATCTATTTCCGCTTCTAAAAAGGAGGTCTACTGATGGCACAGCCACTTGAAACAGAAAATAAGCAGGGACAAAAACGGACGACTTCTTTTGAACGGATCATGATGTGGGTGACGACGATTAGTTTTTTACTCATCTTGTTAACGATTGGTATCGGAACGATCGTCCGAGAGGATCATGTACGTTCCCAGCTCGAAAACCGTACACTCGCACAATCGGTCGATCCGACGATCGAAGGAATCGCGACTGGAAAAGACATGCTGAAGATGGAGACGTATTTCACGGATCAACTGCTGTTGCGGGGAACGTTCGTTGAGATGCAGGCACTACTATCGAAGGATGTCTTTAGGCAACCTTTTCGTAATGGGATCTATACAGCTAAAAATGGCTATATGATCGAACCGAGTGCCTCGACTCAAGTTCAGATTCCGAACGCGTTTCAAAAATTCGTTCAAGAAGTCGACCGTCCGGTTTATATGGCACTAGCTCCATCGAAGACGGTCATTGCTGAACGCGATCAGTTGATTCCATCGTATGTTGCTTCGAACGCACGGACACGGTACGCAGGAATGATTCGTGACTTCAAGGCTGCCGGGATGACGAATTTGTCACTTGATCAATTAAAGTTAACGGATTACTTCAAGACGGACCATCACTGGAATATCGACGGGGCAGCGTCGGCGTATCAGACGATTACGAAAGGGATGGACTTACGACCAGTCACACCATCAAAAGCTAATCGTAAAGAGGATGAACATGACTACTATGGTTCATTGGCACGAAAGACGACACTTGCGTACGCAACGTCTGGTGATCAACTAGCGTATTATGGACCAGCATTCTTCAAAGGGATCGATGTCTGTTACGACGGGGCATGCGGTCGCCCGGTGATCGATGAATCCTTCGTTCAGCAGGAGGGAGATTACGTCGATCGGTATGAAGTATTCTTGCGCGGCAATCACGGCGTCATGTCGATGAAGGAGAAGGCGAAGAATGATCGACCAACGATTCTCGTCTTAAAGGATTCATTCGCGAATCCCGTCTTACCGTTCCTTGCTAAAAGTGCCAATCTGGAAGTCGTCGACGTTCGTTATGTGCCAAAATCATTCGACGTCTCGCAGTTCGCTAAACAAAAACAAGTCGACTCCGTGTTGTTCCTGCATAACTCGAATATTGCTGGATTGATGAAGACGTATGAAAACACACTATGAAGGAGTTCATGATATGAGATCCCGAATGGCGAAAAGAAAACCGCGTCTTGTTTGGCGCGTATTGAGTGCGCTCCTACTAGGGTTCGTTCTGATTGCTAGTACATCAGCTGGTTTAGCTTTTTTAAAAGTGAAACAAACGGCAGATGCGTTCTTGACACCGTTAGATGGAGAGCAGCCGAAGCCACTCGAATCGATGAAGCCGGTCAATGTCTTGTTACTTGGCGTGGATGAACGAAAAAATGATAAGGGACGTGCCGATGCCATCATGCTTCTTTCATTCAATCCAAAAACAAGACAAGCGACTTCCCTGTCTATTCCAAGAGATATGCAGGTAACCGTGCCGTCTGGCGAAAAGACTAAGATCAATCATACCTATGCCTATGGGGGTGTGAAAGAGACAGTCGAAACGGTGGAGCAGACGTTTGAAACTGATATTCCTTATTATGCGAAGATCAACATGGATGGATTGATTGAGTTGGTCGATGCTGTTGGGGGTGTCACGGTCGACAATCCATCTGCCTTCAGTTGGAACGACCGTCGTCTTCAAAAGGAGTATGAGAAAGGGAAAATTCATCTGACGGGTCTTGAAGCGAGTGGTTACGCTCGGATGCGAAAGCAAGATCCACTCGGCGATATGGGACGACAAATTCGTCAGCGTCAAGTGCTAGAAGCCGTCGGAATGAAGCTTGCTGGACCACAGTTGTTGACGCAACTCGAAAAAATCACGGATGTCATGAAAAACAACTTTACGACGAATATCGGACTTGATGTCGCAGCGCAACTAGCGCAAGAGAATCAGCGTGGATTCGAACAATTGAAGCCGCTGAAAATCGACGGAGAAGGATATATCGCAAGTGACGGTGTTTGGTATTTCTTTGCATCGGACGAATCAATGGAACAAACGAAGCAAACGATCGCTACACTTCTCGCACGATCGTAAGCCATAACTAGTATTACCATCAAACAAACCAGGATGAGCGTCTCTAGCACATGATTGTGGAGACGCTTTTTCCTGTTTTTCTCTAAAGTAACATCGTTCTTTTTGAAAAAAAGTGCTTGGTTCAAAAGTCTTATTTTCGATCAAACCGATGAAATAGGCTTTGACAGGACTTGTAAACGGATGCAAAATGAAAACGATTACATACCAAAAGGAGATGGCTACCGTATGAAACGCATGAGATTCGTTTGTATCGTTGCGCTAACGTTTGCACTGATATTTAGTGGACTCTCTTTATCCGGTCAAGCACTGGAAAAAGGAAAGTCGACATTGGTCATCATTCACTACAAGGCAGACCCGAATGCCACAAAGGATTGGAATCTGTGGTTATGGGCAAATGGACCGGATTATTTTCCGAATAAAGCTCACGCTTTTAACGGCGAGGATGCTTACGGAAAAATCGCAGCTTATGAATTCCCAGTTGATCAGCCGGAAAAAATCGGCTTCATCGTTCGAGATGATAACTGGAACAAGGATGGGGGATCTGAGAATGATCGCTTCATTACGAAAGACATGATTAAAAATGGTGTTGCTGAAATCTGGATCGAGTCGGGAAGTAAGAACATCTCGACAGTCAATCCAAGCAATGGAGCAGATGTCGAAAAAATTGATACGAACATCCATTATTACCGGTATGACAATGATTATGACAAGTATGGTGTCTGGTCTTGGCCGGAAGAGCAAGATGGAAAGCGATTCGAGTTCGACAAGCAAGATGAGTTTGGTGCCGTTGCCAAGGTAACACTCGATAATCCGACGAAAGCACGTCTTGCAGGCGTCATTCCTCATCTTGAAGGATGGTCGGAAAAAGACGGAGCTGATCGTTTCTTTTATGCAGGGGCGAAAGACATCTGGTTGATTGAAGGGGATCAGACGGTATACTACAGCAAACCGGAAATCGATCGCACACCGAAAATCACAAGCTTTTTAGCAGATGACTTCCGAACGATGACATTAAAAACGAATGCACCATTGACGGAAGAAGACTTGAAAGCATTTACGTTTGAAGGCGTGACGAATCCAGTCGTGTCAGCAATCGATGCCAAAACGGTAAAAGTCGAAGTCACTTCAGATATCGAT encodes the following:
- a CDS encoding class I SAM-dependent methyltransferase — protein: MTASMKTARPKDQIRAAYYDQLGGGFGKKVRARVHWIIRQAKGEHILDIGCSGGVVPILLGREGKHVVGIDVLPEAIIEAKQALLEEPTSVKEKVELHEANVMTYTPDIQFDTVLMTEVLEHIGEPERFIARAVSFIAPEGRLVITVPFGVNDYADHKRTYYLNRLLEQLTPFGKIETVERIDKWLGITMQVYPEPREGRAILPAEVEWLEDAFEEVERLHLATIIDLKRKQQNLERKVQRLGEQTDQLEHAQVEVLRHEQQLQEQREQYKMLEEQYAVLLDRFEGSLMTNLELLEANASWKSKYRSLARSKLGKIVVRYWKFRRQLKQRRSRQ
- a CDS encoding glycosyltransferase family 4 protein translates to MEIKIPLTRAIKARKNRRPLLEVPTSTQAAPESSMNVLMICQNFYPEIGSAANRMKNIFKRMEQAGSDVHVLTSEPLYPTAELYTDSMFWDEPSLDTAHVTRIQPRDIRATNNLWRRLRLFVEQFVLAVKEVRHDPKSYAYIYATTPSIFMGLVGVVAKHVKKAPLILDVRDLWPESLIGVGITKSRLLLTPLYWLEKWMYRQADQLVINSEGFRSYIEGRGIAPEKIHYIPNSIEENEWLIKRRKVSEQVRVVYTGNIGLAQDVFLLLDVAQELQQEEDICFQVVGYGYHKQTFERLVKERGLTNIEFLDAMPRWDALKQLAKSDIAFATLVESTAFDTVTPGKIIDYMAMGCAIVGAVSGHAAHVIEEAGAGYVSVQRKKEEIVDHILELSRNPEKRAAMGRAGVAYVQHHFDWEQNQQRLFEAIEQTQSRKAVAE
- a CDS encoding glycosyltransferase, producing the protein MKRIGMFVWNPFTNDARVLRECTALVEAGHRVDLYCLNDGTLPEVEYPMSGFRVIRIDRTPPFARWLPFFRKRKKRTLVIGVMGALLAPWLIPVMLVLFLLMRSRFIRYALYNSFGILRMTRAARKHDYDVMHANDVNTLPQAIGAARGAQIVYDSHEVQTDRTGYGSMQGKLERWLLHFVDQTIVENDTRADYHQKLYGTRPSVLHNYPFYEPIIPQPRPLREELALAPDEPILLYQGGIQEGRGLERLIEAMPFIDRGTLIFVGDGKLKGKLMQLAAQSSEKSRIRFIEKVPLAELPSYTAAATVGFQVLQNVCFNHYSASSNKLFEYMAALIPVIAADLPEIRRVVETEGVGLIVDVESPQSIAAAVNRLVKDESLRRAMQERASVARRQYNWEQEKGRLLAVYDSIFMESGAK
- a CDS encoding nucleotide sugar dehydrogenase, coding for MKLCTIGLGYIGLPSSAMFADHGTEVVGVDIDPQIVNLLNTGTIHIEEPGLEDVIKRVVANGKFRATLTPERADVFLIAVPTPNLNDAYKSCDLKYVISAVNNMLPFLEKGNVVIVESTIAPRTMDDHVRPLIEAAGFTIGEDIYVVHCPERVLPGQILHELIHNNRIVGGLTPACAEAGAAVYETFVQGEIVRTDAKTAEMSKLMENTFRDVNIALANELTQVCHQLEINVLDVIEMANMHPRVNLHHPGPGVGGHCLAVDPYFIVAKAPSLARIIHTARQTNVQMPQFVADQAARLVGSRVRPKIAVFGVTYKGNVDDMRESPAVEVIEQLLDRGLDVAVCDPHVERSISTRFELVDELEAIQGADLALVLVDHDEFKQFDSRRLANYMRTPLLFDTKGIVKALDAVKVLNFGNLHTHRVTEVDAKAI
- a CDS encoding ABC transporter permease; the encoded protein is MNALRTIGGELKDHLYLIFRLSLYETKSQYSMQYLGWFWEIMTPLLQIGVYWVVFGFGIRGGHPVDGIPFVFWLVSGLIAWFFIGSTIPSGSRSIYGRVALVSKMHFPLSTIPAYVILAQFYRHLAMIALTIILGCAFGYFPGWHTFELLYIVPAGVVFLYAVSLLLSALATMIRDVQNMVTSAIRMLMYLTPIMWIPPDHSLFKMLLMLNPLVYLIEGYRSALIGTGYLLDHMWYGVYFWCMTLAILLVGASIHIRFRRYFIDYV
- the wecB gene encoding non-hydrolyzing UDP-N-acetylglucosamine 2-epimerase; this encodes MKRVMLVFGTRPEAIKMAPVVKALENRQDVEPIVVVTAQHREMLDQVLELFEITPDHDLDLMRPRQTLEEMTARILNAMRRVLEKEQPDLVLVHGDTTTTFAASLAAFYQQIPVGHVEAGLRTYEKYAPFPEEMNRQLTGVLADYHFAPTEQAAMNLRAENKQTPIIVTGNTVIDALKTTVSPTYTHPVLSRLEKSGRKLVLLTVHRRENHLQLETIFDAIERLANDHPEIEIVYPVHPNPVVLEAAARLEHHPRIQLIEPLDVFDFHNLAARASFILTDSGGIQEEAPSLGVPVLVLRETTERPEGVEAGTLKLVGTNPEMIYTMSHQLLTDQVFYQSMAQAANPYGDGQAAERIVDAIMSEVPV